A genomic region of Ictalurus furcatus strain D&B chromosome 29, Billie_1.0, whole genome shotgun sequence contains the following coding sequences:
- the LOC128604302 gene encoding cilia- and flagella-associated protein 251-like isoform X3, whose amino-acid sequence MNQDLLVPEPAPEPEPEPGHMNREREPQQQRGERGEEDEEEEDEEEEEEERERSGEAEEAEEEPWPSGRESVSRNEGAEEGRREEVNGGEKAVQWLWEQEQRRRRRRRRNDDEEEEENNNHGEGDGGERRVRTGLRAEEDEEDGEREEEEEMDQESDEFEASEDSAREEDEEAEEDEEGETGLHSSPVKTGATNPKENADVQSGRQNQSSSSSQHTHPQLNSRLQSGTKGRSVRTSCY is encoded by the exons ATGAACCAGGACCTGCTGGTTCCCGAACCCGCGCCGGAGCCAGAACCTGAACCCGGACACATGAACCGCGAGCGAGAACCTCAGCAACAGAGGGGCGAGCgaggagaggaggatgaggaggaggaggacgaagaggaggaggaggaggagcgagAGCGATCCGGAGAGGCGGAAGAAGCGGAAGAGGAGCCCTGGCCTTCGGGGAGGGAGTCGGTGAGCCGGAACGAGGGAGCGGAAGAAGGCAGGAGAGAGGAGGTGAATGGCGGAGAGAAAGCCGTCCAGTGGTTGTGGGAGCAGGAGCAGAGGAGACGGCGGCGGAGACGGAGGAACGATgacgaggaagaggaggagaacaaCAACCACGGCgaaggagatggaggagaaagACGGGTACGGACAGGACTGCGCGCCGAGGAAGACGAGgaggacggagagagagaggaggaggaagagatggaCCAGGAGAGCGATGAGTTTGAAGCGTCGGAGGACAGCGCGAGAGAGGAGGACGAGGAAgcagaggaggatgaggaaggaGAGACGGGACTTCACTCTTCTCCGGTCAAAACCGGAGCGACGAATCCGAAAGAGAACGCCGACGTCCAATCAGGACGACAGAACCAAAGCTCATCTTCATCTCAGCACACGCATCCTCAG CTAAACTCCAGACTGCAGTCGGGCACGAAGGGACGCTCTGTGAGAACCTCATGCTATTAA
- the LOC128604302 gene encoding cilia- and flagella-associated protein 251-like isoform X2, with the protein MNQDLLVPEPAPEPEPEPGHMNREREPQQQRGERGEEDEEEEDEEEEEEERERSGEAEEAEEEPWPSGRESVSRNEGAEEGRREEVNGGEKAVQWLWEQEQRRRRRRRRNDDEEEEENNNHGEGDGGERRVRTGLRAEEDEEDGEREEEEEMDQESDEFEASEDSAREEDEEAEEDEEGETGLHSSPVKTGATNPKENADVQSGRQNQSSSSSQHTHPQKKVRGELSAEGRGGSLAVF; encoded by the coding sequence ATGAACCAGGACCTGCTGGTTCCCGAACCCGCGCCGGAGCCAGAACCTGAACCCGGACACATGAACCGCGAGCGAGAACCTCAGCAACAGAGGGGCGAGCgaggagaggaggatgaggaggaggaggacgaagaggaggaggaggaggagcgagAGCGATCCGGAGAGGCGGAAGAAGCGGAAGAGGAGCCCTGGCCTTCGGGGAGGGAGTCGGTGAGCCGGAACGAGGGAGCGGAAGAAGGCAGGAGAGAGGAGGTGAATGGCGGAGAGAAAGCCGTCCAGTGGTTGTGGGAGCAGGAGCAGAGGAGACGGCGGCGGAGACGGAGGAACGATgacgaggaagaggaggagaacaaCAACCACGGCgaaggagatggaggagaaagACGGGTACGGACAGGACTGCGCGCCGAGGAAGACGAGgaggacggagagagagaggaggaggaagagatggaCCAGGAGAGCGATGAGTTTGAAGCGTCGGAGGACAGCGCGAGAGAGGAGGACGAGGAAgcagaggaggatgaggaaggaGAGACGGGACTTCACTCTTCTCCGGTCAAAACCGGAGCGACGAATCCGAAAGAGAACGCCGACGTCCAATCAGGACGACAGAACCAAAGCTCATCTTCATCTCAGCACACGCATCCTCAG
- the LOC128604302 gene encoding cilia- and flagella-associated protein 251-like isoform X1, with the protein MNQDLLVPEPAPEPEPEPGHMNREREPQQQRGERGEEDEEEEDEEEEEEERERSGEAEEAEEEPWPSGRESVSRNEGAEEGRREEVNGGEKAVQWLWEQEQRRRRRRRRNDDEEEEENNNHGEGDGGERRVRTGLRAEEDEEDGEREEEEEMDQESDEFEASEDSAREEDEEAEEDEEGETGLHSSPVKTGATNPKENADVQSGRQNQSSSSSQHTHPQSSGLQYRRQQRCSVKVHTENPPLPV; encoded by the exons ATGAACCAGGACCTGCTGGTTCCCGAACCCGCGCCGGAGCCAGAACCTGAACCCGGACACATGAACCGCGAGCGAGAACCTCAGCAACAGAGGGGCGAGCgaggagaggaggatgaggaggaggaggacgaagaggaggaggaggaggagcgagAGCGATCCGGAGAGGCGGAAGAAGCGGAAGAGGAGCCCTGGCCTTCGGGGAGGGAGTCGGTGAGCCGGAACGAGGGAGCGGAAGAAGGCAGGAGAGAGGAGGTGAATGGCGGAGAGAAAGCCGTCCAGTGGTTGTGGGAGCAGGAGCAGAGGAGACGGCGGCGGAGACGGAGGAACGATgacgaggaagaggaggagaacaaCAACCACGGCgaaggagatggaggagaaagACGGGTACGGACAGGACTGCGCGCCGAGGAAGACGAGgaggacggagagagagaggaggaggaagagatggaCCAGGAGAGCGATGAGTTTGAAGCGTCGGAGGACAGCGCGAGAGAGGAGGACGAGGAAgcagaggaggatgaggaaggaGAGACGGGACTTCACTCTTCTCCGGTCAAAACCGGAGCGACGAATCCGAAAGAGAACGCCGACGTCCAATCAGGACGACAGAACCAAAGCTCATCTTCATCTCAGCACACGCATCCTCAG AGCTCGGGACTGCAGTATCGAAGACAACAACGCTGCAGTGTGAAAGTTCATACGGAGAATCCTCCACTTCCAGTTTAA